The following proteins are encoded in a genomic region of Spirosoma sp. SC4-14:
- a CDS encoding alkaline phosphatase has protein sequence MINRFSSLFLFIFVINQYSQAQPTGFYTTAQAHSHNDYEQNVPFWTAYYQHFGSIEADVHAHQGKLYVAHDASAIDSSRTLEQLYLQPILQKIRENNGRIYKDGAPLQLLIDLKTPAAQTLPLLINELARYPSVFGTNGPVSVVVSGNTPAPDQFGQYPNWLLFDGRPNVTYTPDQLRHVGLISQSFLAFSRWNGKGLIVRKESDKLRAFIQHGHQLGKKIRLWATPDNVNTWKALINLGVDYINTDQINELAHFLNARPSAEFQNSSFHTVYKPTYRNNDARSQVRHVILLIGDGMGLAQIYAGLTANRGNLNLSQMLNIGFSKTNAADTYITDSAAGATAMATGQKTNNRAIGVDSLNRPLAAIPAQIRKWRIKSGLITAGSVTDATPAAFYAHQPDRAFERDIAADFLATKPDILIGGGLRHFQEQHLLDSLRRFGYGTGTQFRDLNKLKAPFVLLDDSAVVSIEKGRSDFLTTSLQKTIAELKPNPAGFFIMAEGAQIDYGGHANNMGYVAREMLDFDKAIGEAMRFADADGQTLVIVTADHETGGLSLLDGDLRKGYVDGNFSTNDHTGVMVPVFAYGPHSLDFRGIYENTEIYRKIMAVLRK, from the coding sequence ATGATTAATCGTTTTTCTTCCCTTTTTCTGTTCATTTTTGTAATCAATCAGTATAGCCAGGCTCAGCCAACTGGATTTTACACAACGGCTCAGGCGCATTCACACAACGACTACGAACAGAACGTTCCGTTCTGGACGGCTTATTATCAGCATTTTGGCTCCATTGAAGCCGATGTTCATGCCCATCAGGGTAAGCTCTACGTTGCCCACGATGCATCGGCTATCGATAGCAGCCGGACGCTGGAGCAGTTGTACCTCCAGCCTATTCTTCAGAAAATACGGGAAAACAACGGCCGGATTTATAAGGATGGCGCTCCGCTCCAACTACTGATCGACCTCAAAACACCAGCCGCTCAAACGCTTCCTTTACTGATAAACGAACTGGCTCGTTACCCATCGGTATTTGGCACGAACGGTCCCGTAAGCGTGGTCGTGAGTGGCAACACGCCTGCTCCCGACCAGTTCGGGCAGTATCCCAACTGGCTGCTGTTCGATGGCCGGCCGAACGTAACCTACACACCCGATCAGCTTCGGCACGTTGGCCTGATCAGCCAGTCGTTTCTGGCGTTTAGCCGCTGGAATGGAAAAGGACTTATTGTCAGAAAAGAGTCGGATAAGCTAAGGGCATTTATTCAGCACGGGCATCAGTTGGGTAAAAAGATCCGGCTCTGGGCTACTCCCGATAATGTCAATACCTGGAAAGCACTGATCAACCTGGGTGTCGACTATATCAATACCGATCAGATTAACGAACTTGCTCACTTTTTGAACGCTCGCCCTAGCGCCGAATTTCAGAATTCATCGTTTCATACGGTTTATAAACCCACGTATCGGAACAACGACGCCCGCAGTCAGGTCCGTCATGTGATTCTGCTGATTGGCGATGGCATGGGACTGGCTCAGATTTATGCCGGACTGACTGCCAACCGGGGCAACCTTAACCTGAGCCAGATGCTGAACATTGGCTTTTCGAAAACCAACGCTGCCGATACCTACATTACCGATTCGGCGGCTGGCGCAACGGCCATGGCTACGGGGCAGAAAACCAACAACCGCGCCATTGGCGTCGATTCGCTCAATCGACCATTGGCCGCTATTCCGGCTCAGATCAGGAAATGGCGCATCAAAAGTGGCTTAATAACGGCTGGCAGTGTGACTGATGCTACGCCTGCGGCTTTCTACGCCCACCAACCCGACCGGGCTTTCGAGCGCGACATTGCAGCCGATTTTCTGGCCACAAAACCCGATATTCTGATTGGCGGTGGCCTTCGGCATTTTCAGGAACAACACCTGCTCGATTCGCTACGGCGCTTTGGCTATGGCACCGGCACCCAGTTTCGCGACCTCAACAAACTGAAAGCGCCGTTTGTGTTGCTCGATGATAGCGCCGTTGTCTCCATCGAAAAAGGCCGCAGCGATTTTCTGACCACGAGCCTGCAAAAAACCATAGCTGAGCTAAAACCCAATCCGGCAGGCTTTTTCATTATGGCCGAAGGTGCGCAGATCGACTACGGTGGCCATGCCAACAACATGGGCTACGTTGCCCGCGAGATGCTCGACTTTGACAAAGCCATTGGCGAAGCGATGCGCTTTGCCGACGCGGATGGGCAAACGCTGGTGATTGTAACCGCCGATCATGAGACGGGCGGCCTCTCGCTGCTCGACGGCGACCTCCGCAAAGGCTACGTCGATGGAAACTTCAGCACCAACGATCATACGGGGGTTATGGTACCGGTGTTCGCCTATGGCCCTCACTCACTCGACTTCCGGGGTATTTACGAGAATACTGAGATTTACCGGAAGATCATGGCCGTTTTGCGGAAATAA
- a CDS encoding RagB/SusD family nutrient uptake outer membrane protein, whose amino-acid sequence MKKIVFSILALIGLSGTYSCTKLDENVLDEASVSGLSDKQIADGNIAPVYALLPNIFLHTNYFAIQEISTDEAILPYRGGTDWGDNGIYLAMHQHSYTSTDPNLLNTWNFIVQSISRSVSAINTLPTLKDANAPVYLAEARGMRAYYNMLMLDLFGVVFVKDDPQANSTILRGEEAYNYILSELLAVEPTLLPTVGPGRLSKGAAWGLLARLYLNAAVYRDRYASQFTFQSADMDKVVEYCDKIINSGQYQLSKDYFSIFNQDNHTNKELVFAVDQRAELNGNNRLAYFSLSGDQFPIPAYPAANGTDGPAITPDYYQTWVSAYSPQDPSVDPRFYRQNLSIYSNPADSCVAEADFNINRGILRGQQYGLLRVNGAFLKCPDGKYKVGKLYNVTRNRPTVPVNFTEQVNFTVAGSDYSTGYRVEKYEFSKKSTSGRNLGDADISIVRLADVYLMRAEAKLRKSNDAASALADVNTVRAARSLTTAPPALTTMNLDLLYRERGFELYWEMLRRTDMIRFGKYESTWTEKTDSNPRKRIFPIPQTAIDGASNLPGYLVQNESY is encoded by the coding sequence ATGAAAAAAATAGTATTCTCTATACTGGCACTGATCGGTCTGTCGGGTACTTACAGTTGTACCAAGCTAGACGAAAACGTGCTGGACGAAGCATCGGTATCGGGCCTGTCGGATAAGCAGATCGCCGACGGAAACATTGCTCCTGTGTATGCCTTGCTGCCCAATATTTTTCTGCATACCAACTATTTTGCTATTCAGGAAATTTCGACCGACGAAGCTATTCTGCCGTATCGAGGGGGGACCGACTGGGGCGATAATGGTATTTATCTGGCCATGCACCAGCACAGTTATACCAGCACTGATCCTAATCTGCTGAATACCTGGAATTTTATTGTACAAAGCATTTCACGTTCGGTTTCGGCCATCAACACGCTTCCTACGCTGAAAGATGCCAATGCTCCGGTGTATCTGGCCGAAGCGCGGGGTATGCGGGCGTACTACAATATGCTAATGCTCGATCTGTTCGGAGTTGTATTTGTGAAGGATGATCCACAGGCTAATTCAACCATTCTGCGCGGAGAAGAAGCCTATAACTACATACTGAGCGAATTGCTGGCGGTTGAACCTACGCTGCTGCCAACGGTTGGGCCTGGCCGATTGAGCAAAGGCGCTGCCTGGGGGCTGCTGGCCCGGCTGTATCTAAACGCGGCTGTGTATCGCGACCGCTATGCCAGCCAGTTTACGTTCCAGTCGGCCGATATGGACAAGGTGGTCGAATACTGCGATAAAATTATCAACTCGGGGCAGTATCAGTTATCGAAGGATTATTTCTCGATTTTCAATCAGGACAATCACACTAATAAAGAGCTGGTTTTCGCTGTCGATCAGCGAGCTGAGCTCAACGGAAACAACCGTCTGGCCTATTTCTCGCTCTCGGGCGATCAGTTTCCGATTCCGGCCTATCCGGCGGCTAACGGTACCGATGGTCCGGCCATTACGCCCGATTATTACCAGACCTGGGTTAGCGCCTACAGCCCGCAGGACCCATCGGTCGATCCGCGATTTTATCGGCAAAACCTGTCGATTTATTCGAATCCGGCCGATTCGTGCGTAGCCGAAGCCGATTTCAACATCAATCGGGGAATACTGCGCGGCCAGCAATATGGATTGCTTCGGGTTAACGGTGCGTTTTTGAAGTGTCCCGACGGTAAATACAAGGTTGGTAAACTATACAACGTAACCCGAAACAGGCCAACGGTTCCGGTGAACTTTACGGAGCAGGTAAACTTTACGGTAGCCGGGAGCGATTACAGCACTGGTTATCGGGTCGAGAAATATGAGTTCAGCAAGAAATCGACCAGCGGCCGTAACCTCGGCGATGCCGACATTTCCATTGTTCGTCTGGCCGATGTGTACCTGATGCGGGCCGAAGCCAAACTTCGAAAAAGCAATGATGCCGCCAGTGCGCTGGCCGATGTGAACACCGTTCGGGCGGCTCGTTCGCTCACCACGGCACCACCTGCACTGACAACCATGAACCTTGATCTGTTGTATCGGGAGCGTGGTTTTGAATTGTATTGGGAAATGCTACGCCGGACCGATATGATTCGTTTTGGTAAATACGAAAGCACCTGGACCGAAAAGACCGATAGCAATCCCCGTAAGCGGATTTTCCCCATTCCGCAAACGGCTATCGATGGCGCGTCGAACTTACCCGGTTATCTGGTTCAGAACGAAAGCTATTAA
- a CDS encoding ThuA domain-containing protein, protein MKLLYTFLLLIAISSSGLFAQSSPKGKSKLIRTLIVDGQNNHDQWPKITFMMKRYLEETGKFSVDVKRTYYTWNGDNLIDKYKIPGTEGTKALPKSKADSSFHPDFSKYDLVICNFGWNAAPWSDETQADFENFMKKGGGLVVVHAADNSFPLWPAYNRMIGLGGWGNRTEKDGPYVYYDKEGKLIKDTQPGNAGSHGAQQEFLITVRDENHPITKGMPLTWMHTKDEMYDRLRGPAENMTVLATAFSSKENKGTDRNEPMLMTINYGKGRIFHTPMGHVDYSVECVGFITCLQRGAQWAATGKVDIPIPADFPTPTATSKRSFTE, encoded by the coding sequence ATGAAATTACTATACACCTTTCTACTCCTGATAGCTATTAGCAGTTCTGGTTTATTCGCCCAATCGTCGCCAAAAGGGAAAAGCAAACTCATTCGAACGCTCATCGTCGATGGCCAGAACAACCACGATCAGTGGCCTAAGATTACGTTTATGATGAAGCGTTATCTGGAAGAAACCGGTAAGTTTTCGGTCGATGTGAAGCGAACCTATTATACCTGGAACGGCGACAACCTGATTGACAAATATAAAATTCCGGGTACGGAGGGTACCAAAGCCCTACCGAAATCAAAAGCCGACTCCAGCTTTCACCCCGATTTCTCAAAATATGATCTGGTCATCTGCAATTTTGGCTGGAATGCCGCCCCCTGGTCCGACGAAACCCAGGCCGATTTCGAAAACTTCATGAAAAAAGGGGGTGGTCTGGTCGTAGTTCATGCAGCCGACAACTCGTTTCCGCTCTGGCCTGCCTACAACCGAATGATTGGCCTCGGTGGCTGGGGCAACCGTACCGAAAAAGATGGGCCTTATGTCTATTACGACAAGGAGGGCAAACTAATTAAAGATACACAACCAGGAAACGCCGGATCGCACGGTGCGCAACAGGAGTTCCTGATTACGGTTCGGGATGAGAATCACCCTATTACCAAAGGTATGCCGCTCACCTGGATGCACACCAAAGACGAGATGTATGACCGGTTGCGCGGCCCCGCCGAGAATATGACCGTGCTGGCAACTGCTTTTTCGTCGAAAGAAAACAAAGGTACCGACCGCAACGAACCGATGCTGATGACGATCAACTACGGAAAAGGCCGGATTTTTCATACGCCAATGGGCCACGTCGATTATTCCGTCGAATGTGTGGGGTTCATTACCTGCCTGCAACGGGGTGCTCAGTGGGCCGCAACCGGCAAAGTCGACATTCCGATTCCTGCCGATTTCCCAACGCCAACGGCTACCAGCAAACGGAGTTTTACCGAGTAG
- a CDS encoding mechanosensitive ion channel domain-containing protein, which produces MFSKNYFIRVLLVLLIAIVSISALAQDTASVKNATSGPAIPDTLLFKIQRAQSIITEIKATSKKGFTIARIRAGLADVKANIAPIVTDVQARRRSINAKNLSNYGLILDDAFEKLANWRTTLAKSNNDLQRQLEEVLALSNDSLLTVAGNDTTEKKFYAGQLGDLKVQLQEAGTRTSARLDTIGRLLADVSGTSLTISNLQTSISEQLQQSNQTVFQKETPYLWEAPATLSADNVGMLLKSSFQGQDKILKYFFSSTWDNRFLLLLLSVGFFVWVFTNYKKTQEPALKEKMGDLNFENLRPVPVVASLIVLLNLTPLFEPESPSLYIEITQFLLLIALTVHLWKRFSEQDRRMWLLNGVMYILLIVTGVLVGDSIFVRLWFILLNAGFLYIGFVFSGRLQRQKVSERIIRPVVKLYMVLQVLAILLNIFGRISLAKTFSITAVIGLVQITGLGVLIAILLEALELQIKISACSEGLFSRVNVNHTRQSFKKGLVFLAVALWFLVFFINLGIADGVYNFFAQILTKPRTFGSITFTMSSILSFSIIVYLSSLLQKNIGLFFGESQLPSAANGDVDQVSSVLTLIRLAIVILGVLLAVAASGISIDKLTVVLGALSVGIGLGMQTIVSNFVSGIILIFEKPFRIGDYVELADKKGRIRDIGIRSSKMITVQGSEVIIPNGDLLSNRLVNWTSSDTYLKTELIFKVGADADLKAIQQIIEQETRQLDGTIQSMAPEVLVTALSADTLELKATVWISNIYTEASVRSELLQRLNVKFREAGIKLM; this is translated from the coding sequence ATGTTTAGTAAAAATTATTTCATTCGGGTACTGCTGGTATTATTGATAGCTATAGTAAGCATTTCGGCCCTGGCTCAGGATACTGCGAGCGTTAAGAACGCAACATCTGGGCCAGCTATACCCGATACCTTACTATTCAAAATTCAGCGGGCTCAGTCGATCATTACCGAAATTAAGGCAACTAGTAAAAAAGGATTTACTATTGCCCGTATTCGGGCCGGATTGGCCGACGTAAAAGCTAACATTGCACCAATAGTTACGGATGTGCAGGCACGTCGGAGATCAATTAATGCGAAAAATCTTTCGAACTACGGGCTGATACTCGATGATGCTTTCGAAAAATTAGCTAACTGGCGGACTACTCTGGCCAAATCGAACAACGACTTACAGCGTCAACTCGAAGAAGTGCTGGCACTGAGTAATGATTCGCTGTTGACCGTAGCCGGTAATGATACCACTGAGAAAAAATTTTATGCTGGCCAGTTAGGCGATCTTAAGGTACAATTGCAGGAGGCTGGGACGCGCACAAGCGCCCGGCTCGATACAATTGGGCGGTTGCTGGCCGATGTGTCGGGTACTTCGCTCACGATCAGTAATCTGCAAACCTCAATTAGTGAACAGCTCCAGCAATCGAACCAGACTGTATTTCAGAAAGAGACTCCTTACTTGTGGGAAGCCCCGGCAACACTTAGCGCCGATAACGTCGGAATGTTACTGAAATCGAGCTTTCAGGGGCAGGATAAAATTCTCAAATACTTTTTTTCATCGACCTGGGATAATCGGTTTCTGCTGCTGCTGTTGTCGGTTGGTTTTTTTGTCTGGGTGTTTACTAATTATAAAAAGACGCAGGAGCCTGCTCTTAAAGAGAAGATGGGCGACCTGAATTTCGAGAACTTACGGCCTGTGCCAGTTGTGGCCTCACTGATCGTGTTGCTTAATCTGACGCCACTCTTTGAGCCCGAATCGCCGTCGTTATACATCGAGATTACACAATTTCTGCTGTTGATTGCTCTAACGGTTCATCTCTGGAAACGCTTTTCGGAACAGGACCGACGTATGTGGTTGCTGAATGGAGTTATGTACATTTTGCTGATTGTGACGGGTGTGCTGGTGGGCGATTCTATTTTTGTTCGGCTCTGGTTCATCTTGCTTAATGCTGGCTTCCTCTACATCGGGTTCGTTTTCTCGGGTCGTTTGCAACGTCAGAAAGTTAGTGAACGCATTATCCGGCCCGTTGTAAAGCTGTATATGGTGCTCCAGGTATTGGCTATTTTGCTGAATATTTTTGGTCGTATCAGTCTGGCTAAAACATTCAGTATTACGGCTGTTATTGGTCTTGTTCAGATTACGGGTCTGGGCGTACTGATTGCCATTCTGCTCGAAGCGCTGGAATTGCAGATCAAAATAAGTGCCTGTTCGGAAGGCCTTTTCTCGCGGGTGAACGTAAATCACACCCGGCAGTCGTTTAAAAAGGGGCTGGTGTTTTTAGCGGTTGCCTTATGGTTTTTGGTGTTTTTTATCAACCTGGGCATAGCCGATGGCGTATACAATTTCTTCGCTCAGATTCTTACTAAGCCACGTACATTTGGCAGCATAACGTTCACAATGAGCAGTATTCTGTCGTTTTCCATCATCGTCTATCTGTCGAGCTTATTGCAAAAAAACATTGGTTTATTTTTTGGCGAGAGCCAGCTTCCGTCGGCAGCTAATGGCGATGTCGATCAGGTAAGTTCGGTATTGACGCTCATTCGACTGGCGATTGTCATTTTGGGCGTATTGCTGGCGGTGGCGGCTTCGGGTATTTCGATCGATAAACTGACGGTGGTGCTGGGAGCACTCAGTGTGGGTATTGGTCTGGGTATGCAAACCATTGTCAGCAATTTTGTGTCGGGAATCATTCTGATCTTCGAAAAGCCATTCCGCATTGGTGATTATGTGGAACTGGCCGATAAAAAAGGACGTATTCGCGACATCGGCATTCGATCGAGCAAGATGATTACCGTGCAGGGCTCGGAGGTAATTATTCCAAACGGCGACTTATTGTCGAATCGATTGGTAAACTGGACGTCCAGCGATACCTACCTGAAAACAGAACTGATTTTTAAGGTAGGGGCCGATGCCGATTTAAAGGCTATCCAGCAAATTATTGAGCAGGAAACCAGGCAGTTAGATGGTACAATACAATCGATGGCACCCGAGGTGCTGGTGACGGCTCTCAGTGCCGATACGCTTGAACTGAAAGCTACGGTCTGGATCAGTAACATCTACACCGAAGCCAGCGTCCGAAGCGAGTTGTTGCAGCGGTTAAATGTCAAGTTTCGCGAAGCCGGGATTAAGCTGATGTAA
- a CDS encoding TonB-dependent receptor: MANNSLKTTVIATHSAGSNTVADIIISGRVTDATTNEALAGCSVVLKGTQRGTTTDANGQYQIAIPDGNSAVLVFGFIGFDSQEVPVNTGNGQPRTTINVALKTSAAELSQVVVIGYGSTTKKDMTGAVKSIKGTEFNRGIINSPEQLIQGKVAGVNVTSASGEPGSSQTITIRGPGGVRTGSTPLFVLDGLPLDNSSTGGATNPLSFLNPQDIESIDVLKDASATAIYGARGANGVVLITTKKGKSGAASLTLSSSLGISKMARPLAVFSADQYRKEVVAVGGVLDDKGASTDWQKEVSQTAHTWNHNLSFSGGADKLTYYGSVGVQNQQGILKNSQLDRYTGRINASQRMLNDRLTLDVNLNASYTENKRPPIGSLIGGAISANPTYPAYDSTGNPYQYQGGVNPLITLKLEKDITTTTRVIGNVSPSFKILKNLVYKLNLGVDYSNSTRDLQSLANAVPQQDGRLETIYTTNRNTLIENYFTYTLTRSDHNLTALLGHSYQKFFIQTRDWSINKFPITPVEPIYNPGLGQDLTLANNRPTGSAIRNELQSFFGRINYQYKDKYLVTATVRADGSSKFGSNNKYGVFPSFSAGWRLSEEGFLKSGPFTDLKLRAGWGQTGNQEIPAKITQALYTAQVSSTTSYPLDGTNSYPAGISYTRLANPDIQWEVSSQTDIGLDFAVLKGALSGSIDYFRKVSNKILLEVIPADPVQPASTYWTNVPNMSITNQGLELDLMYRYAALSGFRFDIGGNITFIDNVVRNSPYSVITSGSAQGSGLTSATINGYVNGQPIGTFFLKDFTGFDEKGISTYRDVDGDGLVTDKDRIAAGSALPKKQFNINGNVAYKGFDLAVNFNGVSGNKVYDNTANSNFYKLRLSKGLNTTAEAIKYPQESVNNSAPVSTRFLKDGSFFRLNNLSLGYNLSPKLIGMGRWINGIRLSVTGQNLFVITKYDGYDPEVNTDRTINGISSYGIDYLSYPKARSIIFGLNLTF; the protein is encoded by the coding sequence ATGGCCAATAATTCGTTAAAAACAACAGTAATAGCTACTCATTCTGCAGGTTCTAACACGGTGGCTGATATCATCATTAGCGGGCGTGTTACAGATGCCACCACCAACGAAGCGTTGGCGGGTTGTAGCGTTGTGCTGAAAGGAACGCAGCGTGGAACCACAACCGATGCCAATGGGCAATACCAGATTGCCATTCCCGATGGCAATTCGGCGGTACTGGTTTTCGGCTTTATCGGATTCGATTCGCAGGAAGTGCCGGTTAACACTGGCAACGGCCAACCACGCACGACCATTAATGTAGCCCTGAAAACATCGGCAGCCGAACTGAGTCAGGTAGTCGTAATCGGTTATGGAAGCACCACCAAAAAAGACATGACCGGTGCCGTGAAATCGATCAAAGGAACCGAGTTTAACCGGGGAATAATAAATTCGCCGGAGCAACTGATTCAGGGAAAAGTGGCGGGCGTAAACGTGACGTCGGCAAGTGGTGAGCCCGGAAGCTCACAAACCATTACCATTCGGGGGCCGGGTGGCGTTCGAACCGGCAGTACGCCCCTGTTTGTGCTCGATGGTTTACCGCTCGATAACTCCAGCACAGGTGGAGCAACAAATCCGTTGAGTTTTCTTAATCCACAGGACATTGAGTCGATCGATGTGTTGAAAGATGCGTCGGCAACGGCCATTTATGGTGCCAGAGGAGCTAATGGGGTCGTGCTAATTACGACCAAAAAAGGGAAATCGGGCGCGGCTTCGCTGACGTTGTCGTCGAGCCTGGGTATTTCGAAAATGGCGCGGCCACTGGCGGTGTTTTCGGCCGATCAGTATCGAAAGGAAGTTGTAGCCGTCGGTGGCGTACTGGACGATAAGGGCGCTTCGACCGACTGGCAGAAAGAAGTTAGCCAAACCGCACATACCTGGAACCACAATCTATCGTTCAGCGGTGGAGCCGACAAACTGACCTACTACGGTTCGGTGGGCGTTCAGAATCAGCAGGGCATTCTGAAAAACAGCCAGCTCGACCGCTATACGGGCCGGATCAATGCGTCGCAACGGATGCTGAACGATCGGCTAACGCTGGATGTAAACCTGAATGCATCATATACCGAAAACAAACGTCCGCCTATTGGAAGCCTGATTGGGGGCGCTATCTCGGCCAATCCCACCTATCCGGCTTATGATTCGACCGGCAATCCGTATCAATATCAGGGCGGTGTAAATCCATTGATTACGCTGAAACTGGAGAAAGACATCACCACCACCACACGGGTTATTGGCAACGTGTCGCCTTCGTTCAAGATTCTGAAAAATCTGGTTTACAAACTCAACCTGGGCGTCGACTATTCGAACTCGACCCGCGACCTGCAATCGCTGGCCAATGCGGTGCCGCAACAGGATGGTCGTCTGGAAACGATCTACACCACAAATCGCAACACGCTGATCGAGAACTATTTCACGTATACACTGACCCGGTCAGATCATAACCTGACGGCTTTGCTGGGGCATTCGTATCAGAAGTTTTTTATTCAGACCCGCGACTGGAGCATCAATAAGTTCCCGATTACACCCGTTGAGCCAATTTACAATCCGGGTTTAGGACAGGATCTGACGCTGGCGAATAACCGCCCAACGGGATCGGCAATCCGAAACGAATTGCAGTCGTTTTTTGGCCGGATCAACTATCAATACAAAGACAAATACCTCGTAACGGCCACTGTGCGGGCCGATGGCTCGTCGAAGTTCGGTTCGAACAACAAATACGGTGTTTTCCCGTCGTTCTCGGCCGGGTGGCGACTGTCGGAAGAAGGGTTCCTGAAGTCGGGACCGTTCACCGATCTGAAACTGCGGGCGGGCTGGGGCCAAACGGGTAATCAGGAGATTCCGGCCAAAATTACGCAGGCGCTTTATACGGCACAGGTATCGTCGACGACCAGCTATCCGCTCGATGGCACCAACAGCTACCCGGCTGGTATTTCCTACACGCGTCTGGCCAATCCCGACATTCAGTGGGAAGTGTCGTCGCAGACAGATATTGGTCTCGACTTTGCGGTATTGAAAGGGGCACTGTCGGGGTCGATCGACTATTTCCGGAAAGTGTCGAACAAAATTCTGCTGGAAGTAATCCCGGCCGATCCGGTTCAGCCAGCCAGTACTTACTGGACCAATGTGCCCAACATGAGCATTACTAACCAGGGCCTTGAACTCGATCTGATGTATCGCTACGCGGCTCTGAGCGGTTTCCGGTTCGATATTGGCGGTAATATTACGTTTATCGACAACGTTGTCCGTAACTCGCCCTATTCGGTTATTACATCGGGATCAGCGCAGGGCTCGGGTCTGACGTCGGCTACTATCAACGGCTACGTAAACGGCCAGCCCATCGGTACATTCTTCCTGAAAGATTTTACCGGCTTCGATGAGAAGGGCATCAGTACCTATCGCGATGTCGACGGCGATGGACTGGTTACCGACAAAGACCGGATTGCGGCCGGAAGCGCATTGCCCAAAAAGCAGTTCAATATCAACGGAAATGTAGCCTATAAAGGCTTCGATCTGGCGGTCAACTTCAACGGTGTGTCGGGCAACAAGGTGTACGACAATACGGCCAACTCTAACTTCTATAAGCTGCGCCTGTCGAAAGGGCTGAACACCACGGCCGAAGCCATCAAATACCCGCAGGAGTCGGTCAATAACTCGGCACCGGTATCGACCCGGTTCCTGAAAGATGGTAGCTTTTTCCGGCTAAATAACCTATCGCTGGGCTACAACCTGAGTCCGAAGTTAATTGGGATGGGGCGCTGGATCAATGGTATCCGGCTGTCGGTTACGGGGCAAAATCTGTTCGTAATTACCAAATACGACGGCTACGATCCAGAGGTAAACACCGACCGAACCATCAACGGTATTTCGTCGTACGGTATCGACTACCTCAGCTACCCTAAAGCACGCTCTATCATCTTCGGACTGAATCTTACATTCTAA